A window of the Pristiophorus japonicus isolate sPriJap1 chromosome 13, sPriJap1.hap1, whole genome shotgun sequence genome harbors these coding sequences:
- the LOC139278006 gene encoding potassium voltage-gated channel subfamily A member 5-like — protein MNAAGLPEHLLKAVDQGPPVDNLPLLEMNRSERVVINIAGLKYETQLGTLSQFPDSLLGDPEKRMRYFDPLKNEYFFDRNRPCFDGILYFYQSGGRIRRPVNVSIDMFADEIRFYKLGPEAMERFREDEGFIKEEEKPMPEQEFQKQLWLLFEYPESSSPARGIAIVSVLVIVISIIIFCLETLPEFRDDRYSAVNLPLNATQNQINSSLSDPFFIIETTCVVWFTLELMVRFFACPSKPAFARDIMNIIDIVAIFPYFITLGTELAEQQSNGQQAMSLAILRVIRLVRVFRIFKLSRHSKGLQILGQTLKASMRELGLLIFFLFIGVILFSSAVYFAEADEPRSHFSSIPDAFWWAVVTMTTVGYGDMKPVTVGGKIVGSLCAIAGVLTIALPVPVIVSNFNYFYHRETDNEEQAQYLKDDIDDNPSEELKKSRTSLGKTFESSDGVNNGAGAHLKANSTPDIRKSLYALCLDPNTETDL, from the coding sequence ATGAACGCGGCGGGGCTGCCCGAGCACCTGCTGAAGGCTGTGGACCAGGGGCCGCCGGTGGACAACCTGCCGCTGCTGGAGATGAACCGCTCGGAGCGGGTGGTCATCAACATCGCCGGCCTCAAGTACGAGACGCAGCTCGGCACGCTGAGCCAGTTCCCCGACAGCCTGCTGGGCGACCCCGAGAAGAGGATGAGGTACTTCGACCCCTTGAAGAACGAGTACTTCTTCGACCGCAACCGTCCGTGCTTCGACGGCATCCTGTACTTCTACCAGTCGGGCGGCCGGATCCGCCGGCCCGTCAATGTCTCCATCGACATGTTCGCCGACGAGATCCGCTTCTACAAGCTGGGACCCGAGGCCATGGAGAGGTTCCGGGAGGACGAGGGCTTCATCAAGGAAGAGGAGAAGCCCATGCCCGAGCAGGAGTTCCAGAAGCAGCTGTGGCTGCTCTTTGAGTACCCCGAGAGCTCCAGCCCGGCCCGGGGCATCGCCATCGTCTCGGTGCTGGTCATCGTCATCTCCATCATCATCTTCTGTCTGGAGACCCTGCCCGAGTTCCGCGACGACCGCTACAGCGCCGTCAACCTGCCGCTCAACGCCACCCAGAACCAGATCAACAGCAGCCTGAGCGACCCCTTCTTCATCATCGAGACCACCTGCGTGGTGTGGTTCACCCTGGAGCTGATGGTGCGCTTCTTCGCCTGCCCCAGCAAGCCGGCCTTCGCCCGCGACATCATGAACATCATCGACATCGTGGCCATCTTCCCCTACTTCATCACCCTGGGCACCGAGCTGGCCGAGCAGCAGTCCAACGGCCAGCAGGCCATGTCGCTGGCCATCCTCAGGGTCATCCGCCTGGTGCGCGTCTTCCGCATCTTCAAGCTGTCGCGCCACTCCAAGGGGTTGCAGATTCTGGGCCAGACCCTCAAGGCCAGCATGCGGGAGCTGGGCCTGCTCATCTTCTTCCTCTTCATCGGGGTCATCCTCTTCTCCAGCGCCGTCTACTTCGCCGAGGCCGACGAGCCCCGCTCGCACTTCTCGAGCATCCCCGACGCCTTCTGGTGGGCGGTGGTCACCATGACCACGGTGGGCTACGGCGACATGAAGCCGGTGACGGTGGGCGGCAAGATCGTGGGCTCGCTGTGCGCCATCGCCGGGGTGCTGACCATCGCCTTGCCCGTGCCCGTCATCGTGTCCAACTTCAACTACTTCTACCACCGGGAGACCGACAACGAGGAGCAGGCTCAGTACCTGAAGGACGACATCGACGACAACCCCTCGGAGGAGCTGAAGAAGAGCAGGACCTCCCTGGGCAAAACCTTCGAGAGCAGCGATGGGGTCAACAACGGCGCGGGGGCACACCTGAAAGCTAACAGCACCCCAGACATCAGGAAGTCCCTGTACGCACTTTGTTTGGACCCAAATACAGAAACGGACCTGTAG